A single window of Pontibacter actiniarum DNA harbors:
- a CDS encoding NAD(P)-binding domain-containing protein, translating into MKETETIGIIGLGRMGGNLALQALEKGYRVVGYDKAGATNELIAAGLKNCLSLQELRENLPANCVIFIYVIAGPIVEDILAETTKVLQPGDTVVDGGNSYWGDSLRRHQWLKAQGFNFIDCGTSGGVEGARNGACFMVGGEQEVVALFEPLFKSLAVPGGLCPCRPSGRRPLHKAGAQRD; encoded by the coding sequence ATGAAGGAAACAGAAACCATCGGGATTATAGGGCTGGGCAGAATGGGAGGGAACCTTGCCCTGCAGGCCCTGGAGAAAGGCTACAGAGTAGTTGGATACGATAAAGCGGGCGCAACCAACGAGCTGATCGCCGCTGGCCTGAAGAACTGTCTCTCCCTGCAGGAGCTGCGGGAGAACCTGCCTGCAAACTGTGTGATCTTCATCTATGTCATCGCCGGCCCTATTGTGGAGGACATCCTAGCGGAAACCACCAAGGTGCTGCAGCCGGGTGATACAGTTGTGGACGGTGGAAACTCCTACTGGGGCGACTCCCTGAGAAGGCACCAATGGCTAAAAGCACAGGGTTTCAACTTCATAGACTGCGGCACGAGCGGCGGAGTGGAGGGCGCTCGCAACGGGGCCTGCTTTATGGTCGGAGGTGAGCAGGAGGTGGTAGCTCTCTTTGAGCCCCTGTTCAAGAGCCTTGCTGTACCCGGGGGGCTATGTCCATGCAGGCCCTCCGGGCGCCGGCCACTTCACAAAGCTGGTGCACAACGGGATTGA
- a CDS encoding cation diffusion facilitator family transporter, whose translation MKDEFMAHGHAVSASSQNKGRLKLVLTFTLLYMIAEVVGGLLTGSLALLADAGHMLTDVGGLAFALIAIMLAERPASPERTYGYYRAEILAALANAVILIGISLYILYEAYQRFLDPPEVESKAMLLVATIGLVVNLAGMYILRKGSQESLNMKGAYFEVLSDMLTSVGVIIAGVIMWTTGWYYADPILSAGIGLFILPRTWVLLKEAVGVLLEGTPSDVNIEELRKSIAALEGVEEVHDLHVWSLTSGVNAMSAHVVVATDNSALNNEMLKRISQDVTSRFKISHTTVQLESRGYEENETHL comes from the coding sequence ATGAAAGATGAGTTTATGGCACATGGACATGCTGTATCTGCAAGTAGCCAAAACAAAGGACGGCTCAAGCTGGTACTGACCTTTACTTTGCTTTATATGATCGCCGAGGTGGTTGGAGGCCTTTTAACAGGTAGCCTTGCCTTGCTTGCTGACGCCGGTCACATGCTAACCGACGTAGGGGGACTGGCTTTTGCCCTCATTGCCATTATGTTGGCCGAACGGCCGGCTTCTCCTGAGCGCACCTACGGGTATTATCGCGCAGAGATTCTGGCTGCGCTGGCTAATGCGGTGATACTCATCGGTATCTCTCTTTACATTTTGTATGAAGCATACCAGCGCTTTCTGGACCCACCCGAGGTGGAAAGCAAAGCTATGTTGCTTGTGGCAACCATTGGCTTGGTGGTAAATCTGGCAGGCATGTATATCCTGCGCAAGGGGTCTCAGGAGAGCCTGAACATGAAGGGGGCTTACTTCGAAGTGCTCTCAGACATGCTCACTTCTGTGGGGGTTATTATAGCGGGTGTCATCATGTGGACGACCGGCTGGTACTATGCTGACCCCATTCTATCAGCTGGTATAGGGCTTTTTATTCTGCCCCGCACGTGGGTGTTGCTAAAAGAGGCCGTGGGAGTATTGCTGGAAGGTACCCCTTCAGACGTGAACATAGAGGAGCTGCGCAAAAGCATTGCGGCATTGGAGGGAGTTGAGGAAGTGCATGACTTGCATGTGTGGTCTCTGACATCAGGTGTCAATGCCATGAGTGCCCATGTCGTTGTGGCCACTGACAACAGTGCCTTAAATAATGAGATGCTTAAAAGAATAAGCCAAGACGTCACTTCCAGGTTCAAAATCTCGCACACGACAGTTCAGCTGGAGAGCAGAGGGTATGAGGAAAATGAGACACACCTGTAG
- a CDS encoding glucose 1-dehydrogenase, which yields MKALSLTPHSWQLDLIDVPEPRIVFPNQVKLSVLEVGICGTDREQVVQKNVEEPAGPQGLVIGHEMLGQVVEIGTEVRSVRVGDLAVVTVRRGCGLCKPCRNNRSDMCYTGLYKERGIKGLNGYETEYVVEEELYVVKVPESIRELGVLTEPMSVAEKAIDEAQNVQAARLPEVAGEGWLAGKKTLVAGLGPIGLLAAVALRLRGAEVIGMDIVDETTKRPLILKELGGQYLDGRKVSALEIDERYGQVDFIFEATGIAKLGFELIDALGVNGIYVMTGIPHGDRPVCILGAELIKQMVLKNQIILGSVNAGIQHFELAIEDLQRAKQRWGNLTTNIITTRVSYQQFSSALNFRSVDDIKTVIEWNGTD from the coding sequence ATGAAAGCACTGTCCCTAACACCTCATTCCTGGCAGCTGGATTTAATCGATGTGCCTGAGCCCAGGATAGTTTTCCCTAATCAGGTTAAACTAAGCGTACTGGAGGTGGGTATCTGCGGCACAGACAGGGAGCAGGTCGTGCAGAAGAACGTGGAAGAGCCTGCCGGGCCCCAAGGGCTGGTGATAGGGCATGAGATGCTGGGGCAGGTGGTGGAGATAGGCACAGAGGTAAGAAGCGTTCGCGTAGGGGACCTGGCCGTGGTAACAGTCAGGAGGGGTTGCGGGCTGTGCAAGCCCTGCAGGAATAACCGCAGCGACATGTGCTACACGGGTCTCTATAAGGAAAGGGGAATCAAAGGCCTGAATGGCTATGAGACGGAGTACGTGGTGGAGGAGGAGCTTTACGTGGTGAAGGTTCCGGAAAGTATAAGGGAGCTGGGCGTGCTGACGGAGCCGATGTCTGTGGCAGAAAAGGCAATCGACGAGGCGCAGAATGTGCAAGCGGCGCGCCTGCCAGAGGTCGCCGGGGAAGGGTGGCTTGCGGGGAAAAAAACGCTGGTGGCCGGTCTTGGTCCCATCGGCTTGCTTGCAGCGGTAGCCCTAAGACTTCGTGGCGCCGAGGTGATCGGAATGGACATCGTAGACGAGACTACGAAGAGGCCTTTGATACTGAAGGAACTGGGAGGCCAGTATTTAGATGGCCGAAAGGTGAGTGCCTTGGAGATAGATGAACGGTACGGACAGGTTGACTTTATCTTTGAGGCCACGGGTATAGCCAAGCTTGGCTTTGAGCTGATCGACGCGCTGGGAGTCAACGGAATATATGTGATGACAGGCATTCCGCACGGCGACCGCCCCGTCTGCATACTTGGAGCAGAGCTCATAAAACAGATGGTTCTGAAGAACCAAATTATCCTTGGGAGCGTGAACGCGGGAATACAGCATTTTGAGCTGGCCATTGAGGACCTGCAGCGGGCCAAGCAGCGGTGGGGGAACCTGACTACAAATATTATTACTACCCGTGTCAGTTATCAGCAGTTCAGCAGTGCCCTCAATTTCAGGTCTGTGGATGACATTAAGACGGTGATAGAGTGGAACGGCACGGACTAA
- a CDS encoding glycoside hydrolase family 15 protein: MQYQPIENYGVIGDLNTVALVGLNGSIDFLCFPNFDSPSVFAALLDSEKGGAFRICPTDGEVRNKQVYLPETNVLLTRFLSDEGVAEVTDFMPVDPLYPGHVLIRRVSGVTGCMKFRMECAPRFNYGRSAHRLEQNDRELIFRSEGPDGVVLRLVSSVPLEVRADDGCAEFTLNLNEHVDFTLELLTDPNTPLDDLSEFVEERLFETVNFWKDWVAQCSYSGRWVETVHRSALVLKLMTSCKYGSMVAAPTFSLPEELGGSRNWDYRFTWIRDASFTVYSLLRMGYTKEAESFVNWVERQCHDIGNAGALGLMYTLDGRQELQETILPNLEGYKGSSPVRIGNAAYAQVQLDIYGELLDSVYLFDKYGERISYHFWQDLSRQVEWVCDNWHREDEGIWEVRGGKREFLYSRLMCWVAIDRGMKIGRRHSYPFPKRWKKERNRIFFSIHTDFWSEELQTFVQFKGAKTVDAATLLMPLVRFISPKDPRWLSTLDRIEKELVSDFLVYRYRPNEEVEGLSGGEGTFSMCTFWYVECLARAGQLHKARHYFEKMLGYGNHLGLYAEQLSLKGEHLGNFPQAFTHLGLISAALSLNEQLNDERNNTSA, translated from the coding sequence ATGCAATACCAGCCTATTGAGAACTACGGCGTGATCGGTGACCTTAACACGGTTGCCCTCGTCGGACTGAACGGGTCTATCGACTTCCTCTGCTTCCCTAACTTTGACTCGCCTTCTGTTTTTGCCGCCCTGCTCGACAGTGAGAAAGGCGGTGCGTTCCGAATTTGCCCTACTGATGGCGAGGTGAGGAACAAGCAGGTGTACCTCCCGGAGACGAACGTGCTCCTAACCCGCTTTCTCTCGGATGAGGGCGTGGCGGAGGTCACGGACTTCATGCCCGTGGATCCTTTGTACCCTGGCCATGTACTCATAAGGCGCGTCAGTGGCGTGACAGGGTGCATGAAGTTCAGAATGGAGTGCGCGCCGCGCTTTAACTACGGCAGGAGCGCCCATCGGCTGGAGCAGAACGACCGGGAGCTTATCTTTCGCAGCGAGGGTCCGGATGGTGTTGTGCTCCGGCTGGTCAGCTCAGTTCCCCTTGAGGTGCGTGCGGACGACGGCTGCGCAGAGTTCACGCTGAACCTAAATGAGCATGTGGATTTTACACTGGAACTGCTAACCGATCCGAATACCCCGCTGGATGATCTCTCCGAATTTGTGGAGGAAAGACTGTTTGAGACGGTAAACTTCTGGAAGGATTGGGTGGCGCAGTGCTCCTATAGTGGGCGTTGGGTGGAGACAGTTCACCGGTCAGCCCTGGTGCTGAAGCTGATGACCTCCTGCAAGTACGGCTCTATGGTCGCGGCCCCTACCTTCAGCCTTCCGGAAGAGCTGGGAGGCTCGCGCAACTGGGACTACCGCTTTACCTGGATCCGCGATGCCTCCTTCACTGTCTATTCCCTCCTGCGCATGGGGTACACCAAGGAAGCAGAAAGCTTTGTAAACTGGGTGGAGCGGCAGTGCCATGACATAGGCAACGCCGGCGCCCTCGGATTGATGTACACCCTGGACGGCAGACAAGAGCTGCAGGAGACAATCCTTCCGAACCTGGAGGGATACAAGGGCTCCAGCCCAGTGAGAATAGGGAACGCAGCTTATGCGCAGGTACAGCTGGACATTTACGGCGAACTACTGGATTCGGTGTACCTGTTCGATAAGTACGGGGAGCGCATCTCCTACCACTTTTGGCAGGACCTTTCGCGCCAGGTAGAGTGGGTGTGCGACAATTGGCACAGGGAGGACGAGGGCATATGGGAGGTGCGCGGCGGGAAGCGGGAGTTCCTCTACTCCAGGCTCATGTGCTGGGTCGCCATCGACAGGGGCATGAAAATCGGCCGCAGGCACTCCTACCCCTTTCCTAAAAGGTGGAAGAAGGAGCGGAACAGGATTTTTTTCTCCATCCACACAGACTTCTGGAGCGAAGAGTTGCAGACCTTTGTCCAGTTTAAGGGGGCAAAGACGGTGGATGCGGCCACCCTATTGATGCCTTTGGTGAGGTTCATCAGTCCCAAGGACCCTCGCTGGCTCTCCACCCTCGACAGGATCGAGAAAGAGCTCGTCTCGGACTTTCTGGTTTACCGCTACCGGCCTAATGAGGAGGTAGAGGGGCTCTCGGGGGGCGAGGGAACTTTCTCCATGTGCACGTTCTGGTATGTGGAGTGCCTGGCCCGCGCGGGGCAGCTGCACAAGGCGCGGCATTACTTTGAGAAAATGTTGGGCTATGGCAACCATCTGGGCCTTTACGCCGAGCAGCTTAGCCTGAAGGGGGAGCACCTGGGCAACTTCCCGCAGGCTTTCACCCACTTAGGGCTCATCTCTGCCGCTCTGTCTCTTAATGAGCAGCTAAACGATGAGCGGAATAATACCTCTGCCTGA
- a CDS encoding STAS/SEC14 domain-containing protein: MVQAIETGKSDLVALKFTGSLDKEDYTLIVPSMEEKIDRFGKISLYWEMDNVEGWEPGGLWEDLKFDIQHTNNFNRIAIVGDRNWENWITKLMKPFTSAEVKYFDLQQREEAMAWVRQ; encoded by the coding sequence ATGGTACAAGCTATAGAAACAGGTAAATCCGACTTGGTGGCCTTGAAGTTTACAGGCTCACTGGATAAAGAAGACTATACCCTAATCGTTCCGTCAATGGAGGAGAAGATCGACCGTTTCGGGAAAATCAGTCTTTACTGGGAGATGGATAATGTGGAAGGCTGGGAGCCTGGGGGGCTGTGGGAGGACCTTAAATTTGATATTCAGCACACAAACAATTTCAACAGAATCGCAATCGTCGGTGACAGGAATTGGGAAAATTGGATCACAAAGCTAATGAAGCCTTTCACGAGCGCAGAGGTTAAGTACTTTGACCTGCAGCAAAGGGAGGAGGCCATGGCATGGGTGCGTCAGTGA
- a CDS encoding sodium:calcium exchanger: MSVWIWVLVLIAAIWAAQWGAEHLAKPLKKLRKQWGFSVAAGGALVGVAAASPEIGINIASAVTGVADIGLGTMFGSNVIAIPFMVVTAYIATRHLKKGNAGKDHEQHVKEHLLKVDHTAVTVQALPYLVIVAVVAILTVPAQWRGLQPTDGWIMLGVYLVYLAQALLRGRKEGEKVEWKKKEIYLAVAGLVALGLGAFFTVKATENIVAALGISKIVGGLFITAPMAALPEIFATWSVAKTGQITSAVTSVIGDHAVTMTVAFLPLALVTVPVKDLTLYITILSFAGLVGILYSAFIHWGGKNGRHGFNRWQVYTLGAVVPVYVGVMLFGVLQVFGGPSGEGANLFKVYNEDKNDYLEDGEFYKAVAKIGYFETWNQDGDASLSEEEWRAGISENLGGYKVNQIEELGEWDLNGDSQISEEEFREGLFEAVDKDGNRQISESEFVSLYREGIRSQKGK, encoded by the coding sequence ATGAGCGTATGGATTTGGGTCCTTGTCTTGATTGCGGCCATATGGGCAGCGCAGTGGGGAGCAGAACATTTGGCAAAGCCCCTGAAGAAGCTGCGGAAGCAGTGGGGCTTCTCCGTAGCGGCTGGAGGAGCCTTGGTGGGCGTGGCCGCCGCGAGCCCTGAGATCGGCATCAACATTGCCAGCGCTGTTACAGGCGTAGCCGATATCGGCCTGGGGACTATGTTCGGATCCAATGTCATTGCTATTCCCTTCATGGTGGTAACCGCCTACATTGCCACCCGCCACCTTAAAAAGGGAAATGCGGGCAAAGACCATGAGCAGCATGTGAAGGAGCACCTGCTGAAAGTAGATCACACCGCCGTAACCGTACAGGCACTCCCTTACCTGGTAATAGTCGCCGTAGTGGCCATCCTCACCGTGCCAGCGCAGTGGCGTGGGCTGCAGCCCACGGATGGCTGGATCATGCTGGGCGTGTACCTGGTGTACCTAGCGCAGGCCCTGCTTCGGGGCAGGAAGGAAGGGGAAAAGGTGGAGTGGAAAAAGAAGGAAATTTACCTAGCAGTGGCTGGCCTTGTCGCCCTGGGGCTGGGGGCTTTCTTCACGGTAAAGGCTACCGAGAATATCGTCGCCGCTTTGGGTATCTCCAAGATAGTAGGCGGCCTGTTTATTACAGCTCCCATGGCCGCCCTGCCGGAGATATTCGCCACCTGGAGTGTGGCTAAAACTGGGCAGATCACCTCTGCAGTCACCAGTGTGATCGGGGACCACGCCGTCACGATGACCGTCGCCTTCCTGCCCCTTGCCTTGGTGACCGTGCCTGTTAAAGATCTCACCCTGTACATCACCATCCTGAGCTTTGCGGGACTAGTGGGCATTCTGTACTCCGCCTTTATCCACTGGGGTGGAAAGAACGGGCGGCACGGCTTTAACCGCTGGCAGGTCTACACCCTGGGGGCTGTCGTGCCGGTGTATGTTGGGGTCATGCTGTTTGGGGTGCTCCAGGTGTTTGGCGGACCGTCTGGTGAAGGAGCTAACCTTTTTAAGGTGTACAACGAGGATAAGAACGACTACCTGGAGGACGGGGAGTTCTACAAGGCCGTGGCCAAGATAGGTTACTTCGAGACCTGGAACCAGGACGGCGATGCGTCCCTTAGCGAAGAAGAGTGGCGGGCTGGCATCAGCGAGAACCTGGGCGGGTACAAGGTTAACCAGATAGAAGAGCTCGGTGAGTGGGACCTGAACGGCGATAGCCAGATTTCGGAGGAGGAGTTCAGGGAGGGCCTGTTCGAGGCTGTAGACAAGGACGGGAACAGGCAGATAAGCGAAAGCGAGTTTGTAAGCCTGTATAGGGAGGGTATCAGGTCGCAGAAAGGGAAATAA
- a CDS encoding ZIP family metal transporter has protein sequence MNDYLQVLLYAAMPALGNFFGGVLAEVFKVSEKTLSLALHTAAGIVLAVIGLELMPQALEAEQPFIPVLAFVAGSVFFVFLDQGVGYVQSRFGGESKKGMSAAIAIYIGVAIDLFSDGIMIGTGSTVAASLGLLLAIGQVPADIPEGFATIATFKSKGVKRGKRLLLSASFAIPIFLGATVGYWGVKDSKEVVKLSLLAFVAGILLTVSIEEMLTEAHDRPDSKWAAFALAGGFALFTLLAVYLEE, from the coding sequence ATGAATGATTACCTACAGGTGCTACTATACGCGGCCATGCCTGCTCTCGGGAACTTTTTCGGAGGCGTGCTGGCAGAAGTATTTAAAGTGTCGGAGAAAACTCTGAGCCTGGCCTTGCATACAGCCGCAGGCATCGTGTTGGCTGTGATCGGCTTGGAATTGATGCCGCAAGCCCTGGAGGCAGAGCAACCCTTCATTCCGGTGCTGGCGTTTGTGGCCGGGAGCGTGTTCTTTGTCTTTCTGGACCAGGGCGTTGGCTACGTGCAGAGCAGGTTTGGCGGGGAAAGCAAAAAAGGCATGAGTGCGGCGATAGCCATCTACATCGGCGTGGCGATTGACCTGTTCAGCGACGGCATTATGATTGGCACGGGCTCCACGGTGGCCGCGAGCCTGGGACTGCTGCTGGCCATTGGGCAGGTTCCGGCAGACATTCCAGAAGGCTTCGCCACCATCGCCACCTTTAAATCAAAGGGGGTGAAGAGAGGGAAGCGCCTGCTGCTCTCCGCCTCTTTTGCCATTCCTATCTTCTTGGGGGCAACTGTGGGGTACTGGGGCGTAAAAGACAGCAAGGAAGTGGTAAAGTTGAGTCTTTTGGCTTTTGTGGCGGGCATCCTGCTGACGGTATCTATCGAAGAGATGCTAACAGAGGCCCATGACAGGCCGGACTCGAAGTGGGCAGCGTTCGCTCTGGCAGGAGGTTTTGCCTTGTTTACGTTACTTGCAGTTTATTTGGAAGAATAG